From Mucilaginibacter rubeus, a single genomic window includes:
- a CDS encoding Crp/Fnr family transcriptional regulator, with protein MESKQEVLNDLLGKFAELSANDVNVSLPYWRTRKIEKSDFFNMQNIVCTDLALITKGLFRIYYVHPETQEEKNIYFFSERQFLVSFRSFVNQYPCAYYIQAMEDAEIISINYNDLQYLYGTPTGWPRFGRLIAELFFNQSQARTEEFMFNTAEERYLKMITQHPNIVSRIPAYHISSYLGIKNPSLTRIKKRLSQQKP; from the coding sequence ATGGAATCAAAACAGGAAGTATTGAACGATTTGCTTGGCAAGTTTGCCGAGCTATCGGCAAACGATGTCAACGTCAGTTTGCCTTACTGGCGCACCCGTAAAATTGAGAAGAGCGATTTTTTTAACATGCAGAACATTGTATGTACCGATCTGGCGCTGATTACCAAAGGCCTGTTCCGGATCTACTATGTACATCCCGAAACGCAGGAAGAAAAGAATATCTACTTTTTCTCTGAGCGGCAGTTCCTGGTATCCTTCCGGAGTTTTGTCAATCAGTATCCCTGCGCTTATTATATCCAGGCTATGGAAGATGCCGAGATCATCTCCATCAATTACAACGACCTGCAGTATCTTTATGGCACGCCAACCGGCTGGCCACGCTTCGGTCGCCTGATAGCCGAATTATTCTTTAACCAATCGCAGGCCCGTACCGAAGAATTTATGTTCAATACCGCCGAAGAACGTTATTTAAAAATGATAACCCAGCACCCCAATATTGTAAGCCGTATTCCTGCATATCACATTTCATCCTACCTCGGCATAAAAAACCCATCGCTTACCCGCATCAAAAAGCGGTTATCGCAGCAAAAGCCCTAA
- a CDS encoding TonB-dependent receptor domain-containing protein has translation MKHIYSVLFFSLIYSGLFAQVKVSGKVTGVSQNPLVFAVVNLQQQDSEQTRAVQTDSAGIFSFTAVDKGNYNLTVTYTGYQTTVLKLSLQQDTTLSVTLVDNTTQLNEVKVTASKASVENKSDKLVYNVSTSATSAGADALTVIGRVPGVKVGDNDLSIVGKGSVKVMVNERLVQLAGADLLRYLRSLSASQVGTIELIKNPGAAYDAEGNAGLINITLKHSKKQGYSGSVQVNQKQWLHNPASVYGTSNYWWLNASGDINYNTAKLSAYASVNVDHDHELEGFETDIYYPKQTWLQTDTGNYRYHNLNFIAGADYRFSPKVTAGINYQGGKNTYDGSDHVNNPIINNGSGAIDSTLKTYATYHPVAISNAVNLHSTISLDTSGAKLLLNADYFNYYRTDRSDFESNTYLADGTLNAASRNRYHDTNKQDINIYTFKADAFLPTKYARFAFGGKLSFINNYSNAFYYKKAANDSLSYDRNLSNEFTYTENTQSVYGSINREDGKWKYQAGLRVERTETKGFSHTLNQTTINNYTRLFPSATVSYQAGVDHSLALNFGRRVNRPTFWNLNPFKSLFTAYSYGEGNPYLQPEYNTNFELSHTYKNRLTSAIFLNVTNNGFNNVTIARADTNLVYTTPLNFIKTYRLGISENYSMQLLSWLDNNNQFTFYHTDAKSALAAVKGISGFGVYIATNNNIYFNADKSFSGAVNFWYQFPEIDHIGRSDAYYKLDLGIKAFVFKKKVDVSFVMNDVFRSSASAVTTVVNGVRQKYTNFQINRYALVGISYRFGNSLTKAEKQDTGNQDEKGRIH, from the coding sequence TTGAAACATATCTACAGCGTTCTGTTTTTCAGTTTGATTTATAGCGGCCTGTTTGCCCAGGTAAAAGTATCCGGTAAAGTAACCGGCGTCTCCCAAAATCCCTTAGTCTTTGCCGTTGTTAATCTGCAACAGCAAGACTCCGAGCAAACCCGGGCGGTACAAACCGATTCGGCTGGTATATTCAGTTTTACTGCTGTTGATAAAGGCAATTACAACCTAACCGTCACTTATACCGGCTATCAAACAACCGTGCTTAAATTAAGCCTGCAGCAGGATACTACCTTATCCGTTACCCTTGTGGATAATACCACACAGTTAAATGAAGTAAAAGTAACCGCGAGCAAAGCCTCTGTCGAAAATAAAAGCGATAAACTGGTTTACAATGTATCTACAAGTGCAACATCTGCCGGGGCGGATGCGCTCACAGTTATTGGCCGTGTACCGGGTGTAAAAGTTGGCGATAACGATTTAAGTATTGTTGGCAAAGGCAGTGTTAAAGTTATGGTAAACGAACGGTTGGTGCAATTGGCGGGTGCCGATCTGCTCCGTTACCTGCGGTCGTTATCCGCAAGCCAGGTTGGCACCATCGAACTGATTAAAAATCCGGGGGCCGCTTATGATGCCGAAGGAAACGCCGGGCTTATCAATATCACTTTAAAACATAGCAAAAAGCAGGGCTATTCGGGCAGTGTACAGGTAAATCAAAAACAATGGTTGCATAATCCGGCCTCGGTTTATGGCACCAGCAATTACTGGTGGCTTAACGCAAGTGGCGACATCAATTATAACACGGCCAAACTATCGGCTTATGCCAGTGTAAATGTTGATCATGACCACGAGCTGGAAGGTTTTGAAACCGATATTTATTATCCCAAACAAACCTGGCTGCAAACTGATACCGGCAATTACCGCTATCATAATTTAAATTTTATTGCCGGGGCCGATTACCGGTTTAGTCCCAAGGTTACCGCAGGGATAAATTACCAGGGCGGAAAAAATACTTATGATGGGTCGGACCATGTGAATAACCCTATCATCAACAACGGCAGCGGCGCTATCGATTCAACGCTGAAAACCTACGCCACCTATCACCCGGTAGCCATCAGCAACGCGGTGAACCTGCATAGCACCATCAGCCTGGATACCTCCGGCGCAAAACTGCTGCTTAATGCCGACTATTTTAATTACTACCGCACCGACCGATCTGATTTTGAAAGCAACACCTACCTTGCCGATGGCACTTTGAATGCCGCCAGTCGCAACCGCTATCACGATACCAATAAACAGGATATCAATATTTACACTTTTAAAGCCGATGCCTTTTTGCCTACCAAATACGCCCGTTTTGCTTTTGGCGGTAAATTGAGCTTTATCAACAATTACAGTAATGCCTTTTACTATAAAAAAGCTGCTAATGATTCCTTAAGCTATGACCGTAACCTGAGTAACGAGTTTACTTACACCGAAAACACTCAATCGGTTTATGGCAGTATCAACCGCGAAGATGGTAAATGGAAATACCAGGCCGGCCTGCGTGTTGAACGTACCGAAACCAAAGGTTTTTCGCATACGCTTAATCAAACTACCATTAACAATTACACCCGGTTGTTCCCCTCGGCAACAGTTAGTTACCAGGCCGGAGTCGACCACAGCCTTGCGCTAAATTTCGGCAGGCGGGTTAACCGGCCAACATTCTGGAACCTAAACCCATTCAAGAGCCTGTTCACGGCTTACAGTTATGGCGAGGGCAATCCTTACCTCCAGCCCGAATACAATACCAATTTTGAACTTTCGCATACCTACAAAAACAGGCTTACATCGGCCATATTTTTAAACGTCACCAACAACGGTTTCAACAACGTAACCATTGCCCGGGCAGATACCAACCTGGTTTATACTACGCCGCTCAACTTTATTAAAACTTACCGGCTTGGCATCTCCGAAAATTATTCGATGCAGTTGTTGAGCTGGCTGGATAATAATAACCAGTTCACCTTTTACCATACCGATGCAAAATCGGCATTAGCGGCAGTAAAAGGGATCAGCGGGTTCGGGGTCTATATCGCTACCAACAATAATATTTATTTTAATGCGGATAAAAGTTTTTCAGGAGCGGTGAATTTCTGGTACCAGTTCCCGGAGATTGACCATATTGGCCGGAGTGATGCCTATTATAAACTTGATCTCGGTATTAAGGCCTTCGTTTTTAAAAAGAAGGTAGATGTTTCATTTGTGATGAATGATGTTTTCAGGAGCAGCGCTTCGGCAGTTACTACCGTTGTTAATGGTGTACGGCAAAAATATACCAACTTCCAGATCAACAGGTATGCCCTGGTGGGCATCAGCTATCGTTTTGGGAATAGCTTAACTAAGGCAGAGAAACAGGATACCGGCAACCAGGACGAGAAAGGCAGGATCCATTAA
- a CDS encoding pentapeptide MXKDX repeat protein: MKTRSIISGTLVAIFAVAGLTVNVQAKTSAPLHNTVLLSDTGKMKKDKMSKDKMSHDKMASDKMGKDKMGSDKMSHDKMASDKMGADKMSKDKMGSDKMNHDKMSKSKMSKGKMGKDSSGKM; this comes from the coding sequence ATGAAAACCAGATCAATCATTTCAGGCACACTTGTCGCCATTTTTGCTGTTGCCGGCCTTACAGTTAATGTACAGGCTAAAACATCGGCTCCTTTGCATAATACCGTTTTACTTAGTGATACCGGTAAAATGAAAAAGGATAAGATGAGTAAAGACAAAATGAGTCATGATAAAATGGCTTCGGACAAAATGGGCAAAGACAAGATGGGTTCGGACAAAATGAGCCACGATAAAATGGCATCAGACAAAATGGGCGCTGATAAAATGTCAAAAGACAAAATGGGTTCAGATAAAATGAACCACGATAAAATGTCTAAAAGTAAAATGAGTAAAGGTAAAATGGGCAAAGACAGCTCAGGTAAAATGTAA
- a CDS encoding nucleotide pyrophosphohydrolase — protein MEISEAQKLVDNWIKTMGIRYFNELTNTAILMEEVGEVARIMARQYGEQSFKKSDTEVNLADEMADVLFVLICLANQTGIDLTEALEKNMQKKSIRDAERHKNNEKLK, from the coding sequence ATGGAGATCAGCGAAGCACAAAAACTGGTAGATAACTGGATAAAAACAATGGGGATCCGGTACTTTAACGAACTCACCAACACCGCCATCTTAATGGAAGAGGTTGGTGAAGTAGCCCGCATCATGGCCAGACAATACGGCGAGCAATCATTCAAAAAATCAGATACCGAAGTTAACCTTGCCGATGAAATGGCCGACGTGCTTTTCGTGCTCATTTGCCTGGCCAATCAAACCGGCATCGACCTTACCGAAGCTCTTGAAAAAAACATGCAGAAAAAAAGTATCCGAGATGCTGAGCGGCATAAAAACAATGAAAAACTGAAATAA
- a CDS encoding DUF4349 domain-containing protein yields the protein MKTYFFLSISFLLVLTSCKHNTEQKVKVQDVVLAPPPPVEEKSIAAADQLEDNNIAKPAAPNPAIADTAKKIIKEGDIRFETGNPKAAKQNIVSSLKKLGGYLAEENETTSSETNQKEYSLKIRVPSKNFDVFLNNLTSSADHIESKNIHIRDVTTQFIDVRAEIGNNKQLEQRYLQLAAKATKMTDLLAIEDKLASIRTTIDSAQGQLNYLSSQVSYSSLDISFYTRHTGEVNTGNGFGYKFKTALGEGWEVLQNLFFALIALWPLMIGAVILLLLIRRWKRRRKANIISEV from the coding sequence ATGAAAACCTATTTTTTCCTGTCAATAAGTTTTTTGCTTGTACTAACCTCATGCAAACATAATACAGAACAAAAAGTAAAGGTGCAAGACGTAGTGTTAGCGCCACCTCCTCCTGTAGAAGAAAAGAGCATTGCAGCTGCTGATCAGCTGGAAGATAACAATATAGCTAAACCGGCCGCGCCTAATCCTGCCATTGCCGATACCGCCAAAAAGATCATTAAGGAAGGTGATATTCGCTTTGAAACGGGTAACCCAAAGGCGGCTAAACAAAATATCGTCTCTTCACTAAAAAAGTTAGGCGGTTATCTTGCCGAAGAAAACGAAACCACCAGCAGCGAAACCAATCAAAAAGAGTATAGCCTCAAGATCAGGGTTCCATCCAAAAACTTCGATGTATTTTTAAACAATTTAACGTCCAGTGCAGACCATATCGAATCAAAGAATATCCATATCCGCGATGTAACCACGCAGTTTATAGATGTTCGCGCCGAGATCGGCAATAACAAACAGTTAGAACAACGTTATCTGCAACTGGCAGCCAAAGCAACCAAAATGACCGATCTGCTGGCGATAGAAGATAAACTGGCCAGTATCCGTACAACCATCGATTCGGCCCAGGGACAACTTAATTACCTGAGCAGCCAGGTTAGTTACAGCTCGCTTGATATCAGCTTTTATACCCGTCATACAGGAGAAGTAAACACTGGCAACGGCTTTGGTTATAAATTTAAAACCGCACTTGGCGAAGGCTGGGAAGTTTTACAAAACCTGTTTTTCGCGCTTATAGCATTGTGGCCTTTAATGATAGGCGCTGTCATCCTTCTGCTGCTGATCAGGCGTTGGAAAAGGCGGAGAAAAGCAAATATTATAAGCGAGGTGTAA
- the dapF gene encoding diaminopimelate epimerase codes for MNLHFYKYQGAGNDFILIDNRDNSVDHHNPKLISSLCDRRFGIGGDGLMLLQNKEGYDFEMVYYNADGQPSSMCGNGGRCIVAFAKFLGVIESETEFLAVDGPHYAKISDEGDWVSLQMTDVNDVSKDAEAYVLNTGSPHYVKLVDGLAERDMYTEGYAIRNNETYHEKGINVNFVEPAEDGYFVRTFERGVEDETFACGTGVTAVALAMAQHNEQTGHITTPIKVLGGNLNIRFDYDGKAFTDIFLEGPAVKVFEGEVVI; via the coding sequence GTGAATTTACATTTTTATAAGTACCAGGGCGCCGGAAATGATTTTATTTTGATAGACAATCGCGATAACAGCGTTGATCATCACAATCCTAAGCTAATTTCAAGCCTTTGCGACCGCCGTTTTGGTATCGGGGGCGATGGCCTCATGCTGCTGCAGAATAAAGAAGGGTACGATTTTGAGATGGTTTATTACAATGCCGATGGTCAGCCGAGCAGCATGTGCGGCAATGGCGGACGTTGCATTGTAGCTTTTGCCAAATTTTTAGGCGTTATTGAGTCGGAGACTGAATTTTTGGCCGTTGATGGTCCGCATTATGCCAAAATTTCAGACGAAGGTGATTGGGTGAGCCTGCAAATGACAGATGTAAACGATGTTAGCAAAGATGCCGAAGCCTACGTGCTCAATACCGGCTCGCCACACTATGTAAAACTGGTTGACGGCCTGGCCGAGCGCGATATGTATACCGAAGGCTATGCCATCCGCAATAATGAAACCTATCATGAAAAAGGCATCAATGTAAACTTTGTTGAACCTGCCGAAGACGGTTATTTTGTACGCACTTTTGAGCGCGGGGTAGAGGATGAAACTTTTGCCTGCGGTACGGGTGTTACAGCGGTAGCATTAGCCATGGCCCAACATAACGAGCAAACCGGGCACATCACCACCCCTATAAAAGTATTAGGAGGTAACCTCAATATCCGCTTTGATTATGATGGCAAAGCTTTTACCGATATCTTCTTAGAAGGTCCGGCTGTTAAGGTTTTTGAGGGAGAAGTGGTTATTTAA
- a CDS encoding Do family serine endopeptidase: MKKIGLTLLTAFVGGAMALGVYKVIENKYSDNMSFEDKQKVYFTSNPSAPVSSTGDLDFTQAAAVATPAVVYIRTTYSSKASGGGQDQLEQMFGDMFGQRSRPQGPQMASGSGVIISPDGYIVTNNHVVEKADKITVATNDHRTFSAKVIGTDPSTDLALIKVSATNLPIVKLGNSDDAKVGEWVLAVGNPFNLTSTVTAGIISAKGRNIGIIGSEDNSDENPFGRTRQQTAPKLNKAIESFIQTDAAINPGNSGGALVNTRGELIGINAAIASHTGSYEGYGFAIPVNLAKKVLNDIKKFGTVKRGFVGVTFTELNPDVAQKLDVTTTNGLYVNDLVPGGGAEQAGLKKGDIIVKVEGQQVYESSDLQERVGRLQPGDKINVTVLRDGKDKDFAVTLKGDAAPATNRTTATSKSAEELFNKLGASFHALTPAEKAKLHVNGGVLVTQVREGGLFDAAEIPEGVVITSINKIAIGSIDDIDRAIVKPIQGNIIIAGIYPDGSHFSSAFPAQ; encoded by the coding sequence ATGAAAAAGATAGGTTTAACACTATTAACCGCTTTTGTTGGAGGGGCGATGGCCTTAGGGGTATACAAGGTTATCGAAAACAAGTACTCAGACAACATGAGCTTTGAGGACAAACAGAAAGTATATTTTACCAGTAATCCGTCGGCCCCGGTATCATCAACCGGCGATCTGGATTTTACACAAGCAGCTGCCGTAGCTACCCCAGCGGTGGTTTACATCCGCACCACGTATAGCAGCAAAGCCAGCGGTGGCGGTCAGGATCAGCTGGAGCAAATGTTTGGCGATATGTTTGGTCAGCGTTCGCGTCCGCAAGGTCCGCAAATGGCATCTGGTTCGGGCGTTATCATTTCGCCTGATGGCTATATCGTAACCAACAACCACGTGGTTGAAAAGGCCGACAAAATTACTGTTGCCACCAATGATCACCGTACATTTAGCGCCAAAGTTATCGGTACCGATCCAAGCACCGACCTGGCCCTGATTAAAGTAAGCGCTACCAACCTGCCTATTGTAAAATTAGGCAACAGCGACGACGCTAAAGTTGGCGAATGGGTTTTAGCCGTTGGTAACCCTTTTAACTTAACTTCAACCGTTACAGCAGGTATCATTAGCGCTAAAGGCCGTAACATTGGCATCATAGGCAGCGAAGATAATTCGGACGAAAATCCGTTCGGCCGTACCCGTCAGCAAACAGCTCCAAAATTGAATAAAGCTATCGAGTCGTTTATTCAAACAGACGCGGCCATTAACCCTGGAAACAGCGGAGGCGCGTTGGTTAACACCCGTGGCGAGCTGATCGGTATTAACGCCGCTATTGCTTCACACACCGGCTCATACGAAGGTTATGGTTTTGCTATCCCGGTTAACCTGGCTAAAAAAGTATTGAACGATATCAAAAAATTCGGTACTGTGAAACGCGGTTTTGTAGGTGTTACTTTCACCGAACTTAACCCGGATGTAGCCCAGAAACTTGACGTAACAACCACCAACGGTTTATACGTTAACGATCTGGTACCGGGCGGTGGCGCCGAACAGGCTGGTTTAAAGAAAGGCGATATCATTGTTAAAGTTGAAGGTCAGCAGGTTTATGAATCATCCGACTTGCAGGAACGCGTAGGCCGTTTGCAACCTGGCGACAAGATTAACGTCACCGTATTGCGCGATGGCAAGGATAAAGATTTCGCGGTAACTCTTAAAGGCGACGCGGCACCGGCAACTAACCGTACTACAGCCACATCTAAATCGGCCGAAGAGCTGTTTAACAAACTGGGCGCAAGCTTCCACGCTTTAACCCCGGCCGAAAAAGCAAAACTGCATGTTAACGGTGGTGTACTGGTAACCCAGGTACGCGAAGGTGGCTTATTTGATGCTGCCGAAATTCCTGAAGGTGTGGTGATCACCAGCATCAATAAAATAGCTATCGGCAGTATTGATGATATTGACAGGGCAATTGTAAAACCGATACAAGGCAACATTATTATTGCCGGTATCTACCCTGATGGTTCGCACTTCAGCAGCGCGTTCCCGGCGCAATAA
- a CDS encoding (deoxy)nucleoside triphosphate pyrophosphohydrolase gives MIKVTCAIIVNADGLVLAAQRNATMSLPLKWEFPGGKIEPGETAEACLIREIKEELHVDIEIVAPLPANTHQYPNVTIQLIPFVCRITSGEIILKEHLDFKWVAKDELLALDWAEADVAIVKYYMES, from the coding sequence GTGATTAAAGTAACCTGCGCTATTATTGTTAATGCCGACGGACTCGTTCTCGCTGCCCAGCGAAACGCAACCATGAGCCTGCCGCTAAAGTGGGAATTCCCCGGCGGTAAAATTGAACCCGGCGAAACCGCCGAAGCCTGCCTCATCCGCGAGATTAAAGAAGAGCTTCATGTGGATATTGAGATTGTAGCACCCCTACCCGCTAACACACATCAGTATCCTAATGTGACCATACAACTGATCCCTTTTGTTTGTAGAATTACCTCTGGCGAGATTATTCTTAAAGAGCATCTTGATTTTAAATGGGTTGCTAAAGATGAATTGTTAGCTTTGGATTGGGCGGAGGCGGATGTGGCAATTGTTAAATATTATATGGAGAGTTAA
- a CDS encoding DUF6134 family protein → MIPALIIWLFKKYIRPALQNKTFPTLNVFGPLKWAAMVVALLCLAVGALAQEQTVKYNVLHSGKVVGHMNLYQKHQGDELYLKMISEVKMRFIFSVKVDIQEESTFNNGKLISSQVCRNVNGTEKCNRQTKAIASGYQTIAEGKCGKTVDQKQIAANLMLLYCREPENQAQVYSDNFQQFLQVKQVSPHVYRIDLPDGNYNFYSYTNGVCSKVDIHHTLYTIQIQLA, encoded by the coding sequence ATGATACCCGCTTTAATAATTTGGTTATTTAAAAAATATATCCGGCCTGCCCTCCAAAACAAAACTTTCCCAACGTTAAATGTATTCGGTCCGCTCAAATGGGCTGCTATGGTTGTGGCTTTATTGTGCCTTGCTGTGGGAGCCTTGGCGCAGGAACAAACAGTTAAGTACAACGTGCTGCACAGCGGCAAGGTGGTTGGCCACATGAACCTGTACCAAAAACACCAGGGCGATGAGCTATACCTCAAAATGATCTCCGAGGTAAAAATGCGCTTCATTTTCAGCGTTAAGGTTGATATCCAGGAAGAGAGCACTTTTAATAATGGCAAGCTCATCAGTTCGCAGGTATGCCGTAATGTTAACGGAACTGAGAAGTGTAATCGCCAAACTAAAGCCATCGCTTCAGGCTACCAAACCATCGCCGAAGGCAAATGCGGCAAGACTGTTGATCAAAAACAAATTGCCGCCAACCTGATGCTGCTCTACTGCCGCGAACCCGAAAACCAGGCTCAGGTATATTCTGATAATTTTCAGCAGTTTTTGCAGGTTAAACAGGTAAGTCCGCATGTATACCGGATAGACTTGCCCGATGGTAACTACAATTTCTACAGCTATACCAACGGTGTGTGCAGTAAGGTTGACATTCACCACACGTTGTACACCATCCAGATCCAGCTGGCCTGA
- a CDS encoding RNA polymerase sigma-70 factor, producing the protein MNLTAKQAIFSANISPLKVEYSDSTAIGLIKQGSQKAFERLFKDHFKSLHAYAYTFLKDDEMAEEVVQNVFCRIWEKRDQLKTDGSIKAYLYRSVHNESLNYLKHQKVRANFGVYYADEMEQAGNDDSASKKLLTAELQKHIEKALSELPEQCRIIFQLSRFEQLKYRQIADQMGLSIKTIENQMGKALRVMRQKLAEFLPIILLLFINWFV; encoded by the coding sequence ATGAATTTAACGGCCAAACAAGCTATCTTTAGCGCTAACATCTCCCCTCTTAAAGTGGAATATAGCGATAGCACGGCCATTGGTTTAATTAAACAGGGAAGCCAGAAGGCTTTTGAGCGACTTTTTAAAGATCACTTTAAAAGCCTGCACGCCTATGCCTACACTTTTTTAAAGGATGATGAAATGGCCGAAGAGGTAGTACAAAATGTTTTTTGCCGCATTTGGGAAAAACGCGATCAGCTTAAAACCGATGGTAGTATCAAGGCTTACCTGTACCGCTCGGTACATAACGAAAGTTTGAACTACTTAAAACACCAGAAGGTACGTGCCAATTTCGGCGTTTATTATGCCGATGAAATGGAGCAGGCAGGCAACGATGATTCGGCTTCAAAAAAACTGCTCACGGCCGAACTGCAAAAGCATATAGAAAAAGCCCTAAGCGAGCTGCCCGAGCAGTGCCGCATCATTTTTCAGCTAAGCAGGTTTGAGCAACTTAAGTACCGGCAAATTGCCGATCAGATGGGGCTTTCGATCAAAACCATCGAAAACCAGATGGGCAAGGCGCTACGGGTAATGCGCCAAAAACTGGCGGAGTTTTTACCCATTATTTTATTGTTATTTATTAATTGGTTTGTATGA
- a CDS encoding FecR domain-containing protein has product MSYTGMPIDDDLLVKYLVGEATPAEAEAIQNWIVASPANRQEFDNFKLIWDESQHIASTKALDEDAAYLRLQKRLNNTTPNVEARSAQVRKMKPSWWLGIAASLLLICTVAWLTISHYYDNRAIAFVKIDSEAKTRMQTLPDGSVVTLNSHSTLIYPEKFTGTIRPVTMLGEAFFKVTPDKTKPFIIKVNGVTVRVVGTSFNVKSRDDKTQVIVETGIVNVSEKSKNVNLNPGEKVLVTKKDGLQAKEIIKGRLYNYYATHELVCDETPLHELVGSLNEIYGSHIVIGNKAINNLPITTVFKDQSLDETLLVISETFKIKVEHGKKGIVLK; this is encoded by the coding sequence ATGAGCTATACCGGTATGCCCATAGATGATGATTTGCTGGTGAAATACCTGGTTGGCGAAGCTACGCCTGCCGAGGCGGAAGCTATACAGAACTGGATTGTCGCGTCGCCTGCTAACAGGCAGGAGTTTGATAATTTTAAACTGATTTGGGATGAGAGCCAGCATATCGCCTCTACCAAAGCCTTGGATGAAGATGCCGCCTATCTCCGCCTGCAAAAAAGGCTAAACAACACAACACCGAACGTTGAAGCGCGATCAGCGCAAGTCCGCAAAATGAAACCCAGCTGGTGGCTTGGCATAGCGGCATCGTTATTATTGATTTGTACCGTGGCCTGGCTAACAATCAGCCATTATTACGATAACCGTGCTATTGCTTTTGTTAAGATAGATAGCGAAGCTAAAACCCGTATGCAAACCCTGCCCGATGGTTCGGTAGTTACACTGAACAGTCACAGTACCCTTATTTACCCGGAAAAGTTTACAGGTACCATCCGTCCGGTTACCATGCTGGGCGAGGCGTTCTTCAAGGTAACGCCAGATAAAACAAAACCTTTTATAATTAAGGTGAACGGCGTAACGGTTAGGGTGGTTGGCACGTCATTCAATGTGAAAAGCCGCGATGATAAAACGCAGGTAATTGTGGAAACAGGCATTGTTAACGTTAGCGAGAAGAGCAAGAATGTAAACCTTAACCCCGGCGAAAAGGTATTAGTTACCAAAAAGGACGGCTTACAGGCCAAGGAGATTATTAAAGGGCGTTTGTATAACTATTATGCAACTCACGAACTGGTTTGCGACGAAACCCCGCTGCATGAGCTGGTAGGTTCGCTGAATGAGATTTACGGATCACATATTGTTATCGGCAACAAGGCTATTAATAACCTGCCTATTACCACGGTGTTCAAAGATCAGTCGTTAGATGAAACGTTGCTGGTGATTTCTGAGACCTTTAAGATTAAAGTGGAGCACGGTAAAAAGGGGATTGTGTTGAAGTAA